Proteins found in one Streptococcus iniae genomic segment:
- a CDS encoding tRNA (mnm(5)s(2)U34)-methyltransferase, with amino-acid sequence MKRPIEMSHEFLSEILNKESILIDATVGNGNDTLFFAPKVAKVYAFDIQEEAIESSRQKLELAEITNVDLILDGHEHLDAYVDQIDAAIFNLGYLPRADKTIITKPRTTLMALEKAITRLKIGGRIAIMVYYGHEGGDREKDALFDYLEKLNQNMLTVMTYQAINQINTPPFLLMIEKIG; translated from the coding sequence TTGAAACGACCAATAGAAATGTCTCATGAATTTTTGAGTGAGATTTTAAATAAAGAGAGTATTTTGATTGATGCAACTGTCGGAAACGGAAATGATACCCTCTTTTTTGCCCCTAAAGTTGCTAAGGTTTATGCTTTTGATATTCAAGAAGAAGCAATTGAATCCAGCAGACAAAAGTTAGAGCTGGCTGAAATCACAAATGTTGATTTGATTTTGGATGGGCATGAACATTTAGACGCTTATGTGGACCAAATTGATGCTGCGATTTTTAACTTAGGGTATTTGCCAAGAGCTGACAAAACTATTATCACAAAGCCTCGTACAACCTTAATGGCTTTAGAGAAAGCTATTACAAGGCTAAAAATTGGTGGGCGCATCGCTATTATGGTTTATTATGGTCATGAAGGTGGTGATAGGGAAAAAGATGCTCTTTTTGACTACCTAGAGAAGTTAAATCAAAACATGTTGACGGTTATGACATACCAAGCTATTAATCAAATCAACACACCACCATTTTTACTGATGATTGAAAAAATAGGTTAA